In Fusarium oxysporum f. sp. lycopersici 4287 chromosome 11, whole genome shotgun sequence, the following are encoded in one genomic region:
- a CDS encoding prolyl oligopeptidase, with amino-acid sequence MSAPIASAHLRVARPTNNIDALLPFYVDGLGFKKIGEFRDHDGFDGLMLGHEGAGYHLEFTAKRGHDAGRSPTQDNLMIFYLPKKEEFDDAVARMEKAGIVSVTSFNPYWDQCGKTFEDADGYRVVLANMKWNL; translated from the coding sequence ATGTCAGCCCCGATCGCATCAGCTCACCTTCGCGTGGCCCGCCCCACAAACAACATCGACGCCCTGCTGCCCTTTTACGTCGACGGTCTAGGGTTTAAAAAGATCGGCGAATTTCGTGACCACGACGGCTTCGATGGTCTAATGCTCGGTCATGAGGGTGCAGGCTATCATCTTGAGTTCACAGCGAAGCGTGGGCATGACGCCGGTAGATCACCTACGCAGGACAATCTCATGATTTTCTACCTGCCTAAGAAAGAGGAATTCGATGATGCAGTTGCGCGGATGGAGAAAGCGGGCATTGTTTCTGTCACAAGCTTTAATCCGTATTGGGATCAGTGCGGAAAGACTTTTGAGGACGCTGATGGGTATCGAGTGGTGTTGGCAAATATGAAGTGGAATTTGTGA
- a CDS encoding hypothetical protein (At least one base has a quality score < 10) encodes MALDYSKFPVKAGELRLVSLDSWASDITKAEWKLRVVSLHDPLTRYHALSYRWGAPINEEPFKSYTNELVAPIKIGNGELKVARNLLDFLVQVKEDQRLKDKEFWIDAICINQNDNDERSYQVSSMMAEIYRRANPVIAWLGDSDAHTKRAFDHMAKVADRNILPSLGIPTRRTGSEHSDEDEACWEAIGKIFDRTYWNRSWIIQELVLPEHVTLRCGAYSTDWDVFVKASHNIATSPLKQFYDSRPAEGTSSSTSSCIEKLPPLLCPTYGKDCSPGKTYLDIATQLLTDCEDLLVLSCAEGFRNVKLNGADLPSWVPDWSVRYPLGLRVTGYKRYRADSIFFSPDTNFSREEKLTLWPATFDKNELTMTIRGMQVDKISFVAESKRDVVNCKPFPRFLDMLLRLPEKYGVTGEGRMEVFWRTVTKNTYGEARLPPPKGSSMGPSFTKWIKERMQSVVVSPENENYWTNLKEAFNKFWPHDAEWLATTKGCESVSSMEFGSQFAYGEYLRPFVTEKGYVGLGSQNLQKGDTVWVVPRSRVLLIFRHLGEFDPQADYHCQLIGGAYLHGFMDGSWRGKKATKDDTQAIIIH; translated from the exons ATGGCTCTAGACTATTCAAAGTTCCCAGTCAAAGCTGGTGAATTGCGTCTAGTGTCACTCGACAGTTGGGCTTCAGATATCACCAAAGCAGAATGGAAGTTAAGAGTAGTAAGCTTGCATGATCCATTGACACGCTACCACGCTCTTTCATATAGATGGGGAGCGCCAATCAATGAGGAGCCTTTCAAATCATATACAAACGAGCTTGTCGCCCCTATCAAAATTGGCAATGGGGAACTTAAGGTTGCTAGAAACCTGCTGGACTTCCTAGTCCAGGTGAAGGAAGACCAAAGGTTGAAAGATAAGGAGTTCTGGATCGACGCGATATGCATAAATCAGAATGATAACGATGAGAGGAGTTACCAAGTCAGCAGCATGATGGCTGAGATCTACAGAAGAGCAAATCCTGTCATTGCATGGCTTGGGGACTCGGATGCGCATACGAAGCGAGCTTTTGATCACATGGCTAAGGTAGCTGACCGGAACATCCTTCCATCCTTGGGTATACCAACTAGGCGAACAGGTTCTGAGCATtctgatgaagacgaggcCTGTTGGGAGGCCATTGGGAAGATTTTCGATCGTACCTACTGGAACAGATCATGGATCATCCAAGAACTCGTACTCCCGGAGCACGTAACTCTCCGCTGCGGAGCGTACTCCACAGATTGGGATGTATTCGTGAAGGCCTCACATAACATAGCAACAAGCCCTTTGAAGCAGTTCTACGATAGTCGACCCGCCGAGGGAACGTCATCTTCCACCAGCAGCT GTATTGAAAAGTTGCCGCCATTGCTGTGCCCGACGTATGGAAAGGATTGCAGTCCTGGAAAGACGTACCTCGATATCGCCACTCAACTTCTCACGGACTGTGAGGATCTGCTCGTCCTTTCTTGCGCAGAGGGTTTTCGCAATGTTAAGTTGAACGGCGCAGACCTTCCCTCCTGGGTTCCTGACTGGAGTGTCAGATATCCTCTTGGTCTCAGAGTCACAGGATATAAGAGATATCGAGCAGATTCAATCTTCTTTTCGCCGGACACGAATTTCTCACGTGAAGAGAAGCTCACTCTTTGGCCTGCTACATTCGACAAGAATGAGCTTACTATGACTATCCGCGGAATGCAAGTGGACAAGATCTCTTTCGTTGCAGAGTCAAAGCGCGATGTTGTGAATTGCAAACCTTTTCCAAGATTCTTGGATATGTTACTGAGGCTGCCTGAAAAGTATGGAGTCACTGGCGAAGGTCGAATGGAGGTTTTCTGGCGAACGGTGACTAAGAATACTTATGGAGAGGCCAGACTTCCTCCGCCAAAAGGATCATCAATGGGGCCTAGTTTCACAAAATGGATAAAAGAGAGAATGCAGTCTGTGGTAGTGTCTCCTGAAAACGAAAATTATTGGACAAATCTCAAGGAAGCTTTCAATAAGTTCTGGCCCCATGATGCAGAATGGCTGGCCACCACGAAAGGATGCGAGTCTGTCTCATCGATGGAGTTTGGCTCGCAATTTGCGTATGGGGAGTACCTTCGACCCTTCGTAACAGAGAAAGGGTACGTCGGACTTGGCTCACAGAATTTGCAGAAGGGAGATACAGTCTGGGTGGTGCCACGATCACGGGTGCTTTTGATATTCAGGCATTTGGGCGAGTTTGATCCACAAGCGGATTACCATTGCCAGTTGATAGGAGGGGCCTATCTCCACGGGTTCATGGATGGTAGCTGGCGGGGAAAGAAAGCAACGAAAGATGACACGCAAGCTATCATAATTCACTGA